From Daucus carota subsp. sativus chromosome 6, DH1 v3.0, whole genome shotgun sequence, the proteins below share one genomic window:
- the LOC108225110 gene encoding 14-3-3-like protein isoform X1: MKHAASETANKELHSMHPIRLGLARNFHVFYYEIMNSPERACQLAKQAFDEAIVELDTLSEESYKDSTLIMQLLRDNLILWTSDLPEDGGGALGGIC, translated from the exons ATGAAgcat GCTGCTTCTGAAACTGCAAATAAAGAACTCCATTCAATGCACCCAATCCGTCTAGGGCTTGCTCGGAATTTCCACGTCTTCTACTACGAGATAATGAATTCCCCTGAGAG GGCTTGCCAATTAGCTAAACAAGCTTTTGATGAGGCAATTGTAGAGCTCGATACCTTGAGCGAAGAGTCCTACAAGGACAGCACCTTAATTATGCAGCTGTTAAGAGACAATCTCATTTTGTGGACCTCTGATTTACCGGAGGATGGAG GAGGGGCATTGGGTGGCATCTGCTGA
- the LOC108225110 gene encoding 14-3-3-like protein isoform X2 yields the protein MAASETANKELHSMHPIRLGLARNFHVFYYEIMNSPERACQLAKQAFDEAIVELDTLSEESYKDSTLIMQLLRDNLILWTSDLPEDGGGALGGIC from the exons ATG GCTGCTTCTGAAACTGCAAATAAAGAACTCCATTCAATGCACCCAATCCGTCTAGGGCTTGCTCGGAATTTCCACGTCTTCTACTACGAGATAATGAATTCCCCTGAGAG GGCTTGCCAATTAGCTAAACAAGCTTTTGATGAGGCAATTGTAGAGCTCGATACCTTGAGCGAAGAGTCCTACAAGGACAGCACCTTAATTATGCAGCTGTTAAGAGACAATCTCATTTTGTGGACCTCTGATTTACCGGAGGATGGAG GAGGGGCATTGGGTGGCATCTGCTGA